A section of the Mesorhizobium loti genome encodes:
- a CDS encoding CDP-alcohol phosphatidyltransferase family protein: MTIPNLISILRLVLVPAVVLAMLQARWDWAFAGFVIAGVSDGVDGFIARRFNQQSRLGAYLDPMADKLLLVSVFVVMGFTGQLPLWLVVTMVSRDALIVCAILLSTVMAHPVEIKPFLVSKANTAIQIVLAAVVLGELAFAVRLDPLRQVLILLSGVLTVASAAAYLVAWLRHMSGYGESSNPDI; encoded by the coding sequence TTGACCATCCCCAACCTGATCAGCATCCTGCGCCTTGTTCTGGTGCCTGCCGTGGTGCTGGCCATGCTGCAGGCGCGCTGGGACTGGGCCTTTGCCGGTTTCGTCATTGCCGGCGTGTCGGATGGTGTCGATGGCTTTATCGCACGCCGTTTCAACCAGCAGTCCAGGCTTGGTGCCTATCTCGATCCGATGGCCGACAAGCTGCTTCTGGTTTCGGTGTTCGTCGTCATGGGCTTCACCGGGCAGTTGCCGCTGTGGCTGGTCGTCACAATGGTATCGCGCGATGCGCTGATCGTCTGCGCGATCCTGTTGTCCACGGTGATGGCTCATCCCGTCGAGATAAAGCCGTTTCTGGTATCGAAGGCCAATACCGCCATCCAGATCGTGCTGGCGGCGGTTGTGCTGGGCGAACTCGCCTTTGCCGTGCGCCTCGACCCTCTGCGGCAGGTCCTCATATTGCTGTCCGGGGTCTTGACCGTAGCTTCGGCCGCAGCCTATCTCGTGGCTTGGCTGAGGCATATGAGCGGCTATGGCGAAAGCTCCAATCCGGACATCTGA
- a CDS encoding DUF680 domain-containing protein, whose protein sequence is MTKIALTAAAILIATGSAFAGSDHYGSDNVNQPAITAPAGNIDYSHTASIRKPVEHHGFKLTPDSNQPESGQGIWGN, encoded by the coding sequence ATGACCAAGATCGCACTTACCGCCGCCGCCATCCTCATTGCCACGGGCAGCGCCTTCGCCGGCAGCGACCATTATGGCTCGGACAACGTCAACCAGCCGGCAATTACCGCGCCCGCTGGCAATATTGATTACAGCCACACGGCTTCGATCCGCAAGCCGGTCGAGCATCACGGCTTCAAGCTGACGCCCGATTCAAACCAGCCGGAATCCGGCCAGGGTATCTGGGGCAACTGA
- the hdaA gene encoding DnaA regulatory inactivator HdaA codes for MTAQRTDPPRQLPLDLGHGTGYSRDELVVSGTNNQAAALVDRWPDWPAPVVVLAGPAGSGKTHLAAIWRARANALAVNAGRIGDGIANLGARPVLIDDVDTGAIDEQGLFHLINAVRGAGSTLLLTARRFPSAWGVSLPDLASRLKAAATVEIHEPDDLLLAGVITKLFADRQVEVEPHVVQYLVRRIERSLATAMRVVERLDRTALERKTPITRALAAEAVSAMDEGQGAFEI; via the coding sequence GTGACCGCTCAGCGAACCGATCCGCCACGCCAGCTGCCGCTCGATCTCGGCCATGGCACCGGCTATTCGCGCGACGAACTTGTCGTCTCCGGCACCAACAACCAGGCGGCGGCGCTGGTCGACCGTTGGCCGGACTGGCCCGCGCCGGTGGTGGTGCTGGCAGGTCCCGCCGGCTCCGGCAAGACGCATCTGGCTGCCATCTGGCGCGCGCGCGCCAACGCGCTGGCCGTGAATGCCGGGCGCATTGGCGACGGCATCGCGAACCTTGGCGCCCGGCCGGTGCTGATCGACGATGTCGATACCGGCGCGATCGACGAGCAAGGCCTGTTCCATCTGATCAATGCGGTGCGTGGCGCCGGCTCGACGCTGCTGTTGACGGCGCGCCGTTTTCCGTCGGCCTGGGGTGTTTCCCTGCCCGATCTTGCCTCGCGGCTGAAAGCGGCGGCGACGGTCGAAATCCACGAGCCGGATGATCTCCTCCTCGCCGGCGTCATAACCAAGCTGTTCGCTGACCGTCAGGTCGAGGTCGAGCCGCATGTCGTGCAGTATCTGGTGCGGCGCATCGAGCGCTCGCTGGCGACCGCAATGCGCGTGGTGGAGCGGCTGGACCGCACCGCGCTCGAGCGCAAGACGCCGATCACGCGGGCGCTGGCGGCGGAAGCGGTCAGCGCCATGGACGAAGGGCAGGGCGCGTTCGAGATTTGA
- a CDS encoding DUF680 domain-containing protein produces MTKIALTAAAILVATGTAFAGSDNYGSANVNQPAATVDHSVTASISKSTATVQAQAPQGADRNLFGR; encoded by the coding sequence ATGACCAAGATCGCTCTTACAGCAGCCGCCATCCTCGTTGCCACGGGCACCGCCTTTGCCGGCAGCGACAACTATGGCTCGGCCAACGTCAACCAGCCCGCCGCCACTGTCGACCATTCGGTCACCGCTTCGATCTCGAAGTCGACCGCAACCGTCCAGGCCCAGGCCCCGCAGGGCGCTGACCGTAACCTCTTCGGCCGCTAA
- the purN gene encoding phosphoribosylglycinamide formyltransferase, with amino-acid sequence MSRKRTVVLISGRGSNMTALIAAASDPAFPAEIVGVISDKADAAGLGIAKARGIATQVITRADHGSKQAHDAAIDAALKAFNAEIVALAGYMRILTSGFVQKWQGRMINIHPALLPAFKGLDTHARALAAGLRIHGCTVHFVTSEMDDGPIIAQAAVPVMVGDNADTLAARVLKAEHRLYPLALGLVAEGKARMEGGRTVLAHFADDADNGTSVVMAPDPLREEADLEHLARITP; translated from the coding sequence ATGAGCAGAAAACGCACAGTCGTCCTGATATCGGGGCGCGGCTCCAACATGACCGCGCTGATCGCCGCTGCCAGCGACCCGGCCTTTCCGGCCGAGATCGTCGGCGTCATCTCCGACAAGGCGGACGCCGCCGGCCTCGGCATCGCCAAGGCGCGCGGCATCGCCACGCAGGTCATTACCCGCGCCGACCATGGCAGCAAGCAGGCGCATGACGCGGCGATCGACGCGGCGCTCAAGGCCTTCAATGCCGAGATCGTGGCGCTGGCCGGCTACATGCGCATCCTCACATCAGGCTTCGTCCAGAAATGGCAGGGTCGCATGATCAACATCCACCCTGCCCTGCTGCCTGCGTTCAAGGGCCTCGACACCCATGCGCGCGCGCTGGCCGCCGGCCTGCGCATCCATGGCTGCACCGTGCATTTCGTCACATCCGAGATGGATGACGGGCCGATCATCGCGCAGGCGGCCGTGCCGGTAATGGTCGGCGACAATGCCGATACGCTGGCCGCCCGGGTGCTGAAGGCCGAGCACCGGCTTTATCCGCTGGCGCTCGGACTGGTCGCCGAGGGCAAGGCGCGCATGGAGGGCGGGCGCACGGTGCTTGCCCACTTTGCCGATGACGCCGACAACGGCACCTCGGTGGTGATGGCGCCCGATCCGCTGCGCGAGGAAGCCGACCTGGAACACCTGGCGCGGATCACGCCATGA
- a CDS encoding ETC complex I subunit, translating into MSARIFSPAKTAMQSGKAKTGHWVLEFDPEMRKKIDPLMGYTTSGDMRSQIRLTFDTREEAVAYAEKEGLAFRVEEPKETKRRQISYAENFRYDRRTPWTH; encoded by the coding sequence ATGTCCGCGCGCATTTTCAGCCCAGCCAAAACCGCGATGCAGTCCGGTAAGGCAAAGACCGGCCACTGGGTGCTGGAATTCGATCCCGAGATGCGCAAGAAGATCGATCCCCTGATGGGCTATACGACCTCTGGGGATATGAGAAGCCAGATCAGGCTCACCTTCGACACGCGGGAAGAGGCCGTGGCTTACGCCGAAAAGGAAGGGCTTGCCTTCCGGGTCGAGGAGCCGAAAGAGACCAAACGCCGCCAGATTTCCTACGCGGAGAATTTCCGCTATGACCGCAGGACGCCCTGGACGCATTGA
- a CDS encoding DUF680 domain-containing protein, with protein MNKIALAALALLFATGGAFAGSDHFGSDNASQPVASVAGVDHAVTGAVKNTDMAGHKTADAKMKTATTDWPESGQGIWGN; from the coding sequence ATGAACAAGATTGCTCTCGCTGCCCTCGCTCTTCTCTTCGCGACCGGCGGCGCCTTTGCCGGCAGCGACCACTTTGGCTCCGACAATGCCAGCCAGCCGGTTGCTTCGGTTGCCGGCGTCGATCATGCCGTCACCGGCGCGGTCAAGAACACGGATATGGCCGGGCACAAGACTGCCGACGCCAAGATGAAGACCGCCACCACCGACTGGCCGGAATCCGGCCAGGGCATCTGGGGCAACTGA
- a CDS encoding DUF680 domain-containing protein: MTKIALTAAAILVATGTAFAGSDNYGSNNVNQPVANQSISNVDNTHTGSIAKSVKVQGDANANVPAQSGQGIWGR; the protein is encoded by the coding sequence ATGACCAAGATCGCTCTTACCGCCGCTGCCATCCTTGTTGCCACGGGCACCGCTTTTGCCGGCAGCGACAATTATGGCTCCAACAATGTCAACCAGCCGGTTGCCAACCAGTCGATCTCCAACGTCGACAACACGCATACCGGTTCGATCGCCAAGTCCGTAAAGGTACAGGGCGACGCCAATGCCAACGTGCCGGCTCAGTCGGGCCAGGGCATCTGGGGCCGTTAA
- the purM gene encoding phosphoribosylformylglycinamidine cyclo-ligase: protein MSKRETGQHKTGQSKTSKRRNGLTYAEAGVDIDAGNLMVEKIKPLVRATRRPGADGEIGGFGGLFDLKAAGFTDPVLVAANDGVGTKLKIAIDAGKHDTIGIDLVAMCVNDIVVQGAEPLFFLDYFATGKLDPDQGAAIVGGIAEGCRQAGCALIGGETAEMPGMYHGKDYDLAGFAVGAAERGQLLPTDDIVEGDVLLGLASSGLHSNGFSLVRRIVAASGLAWSDPAPFNDEATLAEALLEPTRIYVKSILKAIRNTHGIKALAHITGGGFPENIPRVLPKDFSAELDLEAIDVPPVFSWLAKTGGVAPEEMMRTFNCGVGMILAVASGQAAQVAAVLQEAGETVTPIGRIVPRRDAGVIYRGSIGL, encoded by the coding sequence ATGAGCAAGCGCGAAACTGGCCAGCACAAAACGGGCCAGTCCAAAACGAGCAAGCGCAGGAACGGGCTCACCTATGCCGAGGCCGGCGTCGATATCGATGCCGGCAATCTCATGGTCGAGAAGATCAAGCCGCTGGTGCGCGCGACGCGCCGGCCGGGCGCGGATGGCGAGATCGGCGGTTTCGGCGGCCTGTTCGACCTCAAGGCCGCCGGCTTCACCGATCCGGTGCTGGTCGCCGCCAATGACGGCGTCGGTACGAAGCTCAAGATCGCCATCGATGCCGGCAAGCACGACACGATCGGCATCGACCTCGTCGCCATGTGCGTCAACGACATCGTCGTGCAGGGCGCGGAACCGCTGTTCTTCCTCGATTATTTCGCCACCGGCAAGCTCGACCCCGACCAGGGTGCGGCGATCGTCGGCGGCATTGCCGAAGGTTGCCGTCAGGCCGGCTGCGCGCTGATCGGCGGCGAGACGGCGGAAATGCCAGGCATGTATCACGGCAAGGATTATGACCTCGCCGGCTTTGCCGTGGGCGCGGCCGAACGTGGCCAGCTTTTGCCCACGGACGACATTGTCGAAGGCGATGTGCTGCTCGGCCTCGCCTCCTCCGGCCTGCATTCGAACGGTTTCTCGCTGGTGCGCCGCATCGTCGCCGCCAGCGGCCTGGCGTGGAGCGATCCGGCGCCATTCAACGACGAGGCGACGCTGGCCGAAGCGCTGCTCGAACCGACCCGCATCTATGTCAAATCGATCCTCAAGGCCATCCGCAACACGCATGGCATCAAGGCGCTGGCCCACATCACCGGTGGCGGCTTCCCGGAAAACATCCCGCGTGTGCTGCCCAAGGATTTTTCGGCCGAGCTCGATCTCGAAGCGATCGACGTCCCGCCGGTGTTCTCGTGGCTGGCCAAGACCGGCGGCGTGGCGCCGGAAGAGATGATGCGCACCTTCAATTGCGGCGTCGGCATGATCCTGGCCGTCGCGTCCGGCCAGGCGGCACAGGTCGCCGCCGTGCTGCAGGAGGCCGGCGAGACGGTGACGCCGATCGGCCGCATCGTGCCGCGCCGCGACGCCGGCGTCATCTATCGGGGCTCGATCGGCCTATGA
- a CDS encoding GGDEF domain-containing protein, translating to MWKIRQLAIAQRELSVIAATDSLTAVLNRGAFSMLVEAYLEETRKQEHIRSGALLIIDADHFKSINDRLGHDCGDQALKLIAQAIKGQLRGSDIVGRIGGEEFGVFLPGVDPSQSRLVAEGIRRRIREMDFSPGGRACPLSVSIGGTSFSGPTTYEAIFSAADRRLYTAKSNGRDQVSFDPAEAALVSQPSAATVH from the coding sequence ATGTGGAAGATCCGCCAACTGGCCATAGCCCAACGCGAGCTCAGCGTCATTGCCGCGACCGACAGTCTTACGGCGGTGCTGAACCGCGGCGCCTTCTCGATGCTGGTCGAGGCCTATCTCGAGGAGACCCGCAAGCAGGAGCACATCCGTTCCGGCGCGCTGCTGATCATCGATGCCGATCACTTCAAGTCGATCAACGACCGCCTCGGTCATGACTGCGGCGACCAGGCACTCAAGCTGATCGCGCAGGCGATCAAGGGGCAACTGCGCGGCAGCGATATCGTCGGCCGCATCGGCGGCGAGGAGTTTGGCGTGTTTCTTCCCGGTGTCGACCCCTCGCAATCCCGGCTGGTTGCCGAAGGCATCCGCCGGCGGATTCGCGAGATGGACTTTTCGCCCGGCGGCCGCGCCTGTCCGCTTTCCGTCTCGATCGGCGGCACCAGCTTCAGCGGGCCGACCACCTACGAGGCGATCTTCTCCGCCGCCGACCGACGTCTCTATACCGCCAAGTCGAATGGACGCGACCAGGTCAGTTTCGACCCGGCGGAAGCCGCCCTGGTGTCTCAGCCCAGCGCCGCCACGGTTCATTGA
- a CDS encoding glycosyltransferase family 4 protein: protein MIHLFNGFQNPFGGSERETLDLYRLLSADQQARLWATSSRVSDELMRQFPIHRVSLAKRDVPDGGTYVFLGAHWRNKIWPYLIRRPRRLIYVFNTFHPKIIALTTGMPRLLGWPDAELVLISDFQKRMLQVEGVVHPSPIDIGRFSPWPARSDRPFTVGRLSRDTADKHHADDAALYEALLADGVAVRIQGGMPLKDKLTPHPQLELLPQGQFAAEQFLPTLDVFYYRTGSHVETFGRVVFEAMACGLPVVCHSHGGYADHIIHGENGFLFETTQQAAQILAELKADPALRADVGHKARQTVERLFSPQALQQRLDFYRR, encoded by the coding sequence ATGATCCATCTCTTCAACGGTTTCCAAAACCCGTTTGGCGGCAGCGAGCGCGAAACGCTCGACCTGTACCGGCTGTTGAGCGCCGACCAGCAGGCGCGTCTTTGGGCAACCTCTTCGCGCGTGTCCGACGAACTGATGCGGCAATTTCCGATTCACCGCGTCTCGCTGGCAAAGCGCGACGTGCCGGACGGCGGCACCTACGTCTTCCTCGGCGCGCATTGGCGCAACAAGATCTGGCCTTACCTGATCCGGCGGCCACGCCGGCTGATCTATGTCTTCAACACCTTTCACCCAAAAATCATCGCGCTGACGACCGGCATGCCGCGCCTGCTGGGATGGCCCGACGCCGAACTGGTGCTGATCTCCGATTTTCAGAAGCGCATGCTGCAGGTCGAAGGCGTCGTGCATCCGTCGCCGATCGATATCGGGCGTTTCTCACCATGGCCGGCAAGGTCGGATCGGCCGTTCACCGTGGGCCGGCTGAGCCGCGATACGGCGGACAAGCATCATGCCGACGATGCGGCGCTTTATGAGGCATTGCTGGCCGATGGCGTTGCGGTGCGGATCCAGGGCGGGATGCCGCTCAAGGACAAGCTCACGCCACATCCGCAACTCGAACTCCTGCCGCAAGGCCAGTTTGCCGCCGAACAGTTTTTGCCGACGCTCGATGTCTTCTATTACCGCACCGGCTCGCATGTGGAGACCTTCGGCCGCGTGGTGTTCGAGGCGATGGCTTGCGGTTTGCCCGTGGTCTGCCATTCGCATGGCGGCTATGCCGACCATATCATCCATGGCGAGAACGGTTTTCTCTTTGAGACGACGCAACAGGCGGCGCAAATCCTGGCCGAGCTCAAGGCCGATCCGGCGCTGCGGGCCGACGTGGGCCACAAAGCGCGGCAAACCGTCGAGCGGCTGTTCTCGCCGCAGGCGCTGCAACAGCGGCTGGATTTCTATCGGCGCTAG
- a CDS encoding SixA phosphatase family protein: protein MRQLLLLRHAKSSWDDPDLDDFDRPLAERGLKAARLMGRELAARAWLPDEVLVSSALRTRDTWRLVAAKLPVHPRVVFAQPLYEAPAADILGHIHKADPSSGCLMAVGHNPGLEDLAKQLAGTGSVAEARKRLEEKFPTAALARFVFEGEWSDLLSARLTHCLRPKDLG from the coding sequence ATGAGACAACTTCTTCTCCTGCGCCACGCCAAATCGAGCTGGGACGACCCTGACCTCGATGATTTCGACCGGCCGCTCGCCGAGCGCGGATTGAAGGCGGCGCGATTGATGGGGCGGGAGCTCGCGGCGCGCGCCTGGCTGCCGGATGAGGTGCTGGTGTCGTCGGCGCTGCGCACCCGCGACACGTGGCGATTGGTGGCCGCGAAGTTGCCCGTGCATCCACGGGTCGTGTTTGCCCAACCTCTCTACGAAGCTCCGGCTGCTGATATTCTGGGCCATATCCATAAGGCCGACCCGTCGAGCGGCTGCCTGATGGCGGTTGGCCACAATCCTGGACTGGAGGACCTGGCAAAACAGCTCGCCGGTACGGGCTCGGTGGCCGAGGCGCGCAAGAGGCTCGAGGAAAAGTTCCCCACGGCAGCCCTCGCGCGCTTCGTCTTCGAGGGCGAGTGGTCCGACCTGTTGTCCGCGCGGCTGACGCATTGCCTGCGCCCGAAGGATTTGGGCTAA
- a CDS encoding AI-2E family transporter, with protein sequence MAKAPIRTSEKEAAVIEAAAADLAASSAFRRQIFFWLAGAAILALFLYVFSAILLPFVAGMVLAYFLDPVADRLQRLGLSRFMATVVILITFLIVLVLAFVILIPVLATQMADFAGKLPEYLTRLQSLITSFDPKWLEQRFGVNANGLRDGLNSLLTSGFGLITTVFTSLWSSGMALVSVVSLFVVTPVVAFYMLLDWDRMVAVIDSWVPRDNVATVRAIARDINTATAGFVRGQGTLCLVLGAMYATGLTLTGLNFAILIGLFAGLISFIPYVGSLTGLVLAVGVAFVQFWPDWTMIVAVAVVFFIGQFIEGNILQPRLVGKSVGLHPVWLMFALFAFGALFGFVGLLIAVPASAAVAVLVRFAIARYLESPLYKGRATETLPPLPADRGGGHRTQPRR encoded by the coding sequence ATGGCGAAAGCTCCAATCCGGACATCTGAGAAAGAAGCGGCAGTGATCGAGGCCGCGGCTGCCGATCTTGCCGCGTCCTCCGCGTTCCGCCGCCAGATCTTCTTCTGGCTGGCCGGCGCGGCGATCCTGGCGCTTTTCCTCTATGTCTTCAGCGCCATCCTGCTGCCTTTCGTCGCCGGCATGGTGCTCGCCTATTTCCTTGACCCGGTCGCCGACCGGCTGCAGCGGCTCGGCCTGTCCCGCTTCATGGCGACTGTGGTCATCCTCATCACCTTCCTCATCGTGCTGGTATTGGCCTTCGTCATCCTCATTCCGGTGCTGGCGACGCAGATGGCCGATTTCGCCGGCAAGCTGCCGGAATATCTCACCCGGCTGCAGAGCCTGATCACCTCCTTTGATCCGAAATGGCTGGAGCAGAGGTTCGGCGTCAATGCCAATGGCTTGCGTGACGGGCTGAATTCGCTGCTGACCTCGGGCTTTGGCCTGATCACCACCGTGTTCACTTCGCTGTGGAGTTCCGGCATGGCACTGGTCTCGGTGGTCAGCCTGTTCGTGGTGACGCCGGTCGTTGCCTTCTACATGCTGCTCGACTGGGACCGCATGGTGGCGGTCATCGACAGCTGGGTGCCGCGTGACAACGTCGCGACCGTGCGCGCCATCGCGCGTGACATCAACACCGCGACCGCCGGCTTTGTGCGCGGCCAGGGCACGCTCTGTCTGGTGCTGGGCGCCATGTACGCCACCGGCCTGACGCTGACCGGACTGAATTTTGCGATCCTCATAGGCCTGTTCGCCGGGCTGATCTCCTTCATCCCCTATGTCGGCTCGCTGACCGGGCTGGTGCTGGCCGTCGGCGTCGCCTTCGTCCAGTTCTGGCCGGATTGGACGATGATCGTTGCCGTCGCTGTGGTCTTCTTCATCGGCCAGTTCATCGAAGGCAACATCCTGCAGCCCAGGCTGGTCGGCAAAAGCGTCGGCCTGCATCCGGTATGGCTGATGTTCGCGCTGTTCGCCTTCGGCGCGTTGTTCGGCTTTGTCGGCCTGCTGATTGCCGTTCCGGCTTCCGCTGCCGTCGCGGTTCTGGTGCGCTTTGCCATTGCCCGCTATCTCGAATCGCCGCTCTACAAGGGCCGCGCGACCGAGACCTTGCCGCCGCTGCCGGCCGATCGCGGCGGCGGCCACCGCACGCAGCCGCGTCGCTGA